Proteins encoded together in one Telopea speciosissima isolate NSW1024214 ecotype Mountain lineage chromosome 6, Tspe_v1, whole genome shotgun sequence window:
- the LOC122665898 gene encoding increased DNA methylation 1-like: MNSSTVVVPEHGHIGKLTTPRRRPRSILSLLIDENAVLLNAKKVFTLSGFEAHAGSTYRRSAASIVLEDGRSLLECKTQMLHKCMTPKLKTHERIRSCLPQYQSDDKCSICYSEGCLGLRDLPEGKWFCPSCRCGLCGQSSALSGNVGEFIAAMVLHCDQCRRDYHIGCFKERGLAIKLEGKGGDPEVSSVADQVRTECHRKLNVALRIMHEYFDPINEPLTNSDLIEDLIFSKWSELNWLNYLGFFTVLLQQGGELISVATVRIHDEKVAEVPFIATHSQYRQKGMCHLLMNELEKKLIELGVERLVLPATDERLNMWTTYFGFSKMTNSERLKYIEYNIVLFEDTVMCQKLLRKMSSTNQGYECIDFEMAQEDQIELSEVKQLQSYNCSNKPIEPTLFRVLICIGKPVSSNHL; encoded by the exons ATGAACAGTTCTACAGTAGTTGTACCAGAGCATGGGCACATTGGGAAATTGACGACTCCTCGCCGCAGACCTCGATCTATTCTGTCTTTGCTCATAGACGAGAATGCAGTGCTGCTAAATGCAAAG AAGGTGTTCACTCTAAGTGGGTTTGAAGCTCATGCTGGCAGCACTTATCGTAGGTCTGCTGCTAGTATTGTTTTAGAAGATGGAAGATCTTTGTTAGAGTGCAAGACGCAAATGTTACACAAGTGTATGACCCCCAAACTTAAGACACACGAGAGAATCAGGAGTTGTCTACCTCAGTACCAGAGTGATGACAAATGCTCTATCTGTTACAGTGaag GCTGCCTTGGTCTAAGGGATCTGCCTGAAGGAAAATGGTTCTGCCCATCATGTAGATGTGGCTTATGTGGTCAATCAAGCGCATTAAGTGGAAATGTTGGGGAGTTCATAGCAGCAATGGTTCTGCATTGTGATCAATGTAGAAGGGATTATCATATTGGGTGTTTTAAAGAAAGAGGATTGGCTATTAAGCTGGAAG GGAAGGGGGGTGATCCTGAGGTATCATCTGTTGCTGATCAGGTTAGGACAGAATGCCACAGAAAGCTGAATGTTGCACTACGTATAATGCATGAATATTTTGATCCAATTAATGAACCTCTTACAAACAGTGATCTAATAGAAGATTTAATATTCAGCAAGTGGTCAGAGCTAAACTGGCTAAATTATCTAGGGTTCTTCACTGTGCTTCTGCAGCAAGGAGGTGAACTGATCTCTGTGGCTACCGTTAGAATCCACGATGAGAAGGTTGCTGAAGTACCCTTCATTGCTACTCATTCTCAATATCGTCAAAAAGGGATGTGCCATCTTCTtatgaatgagcttgagaagaaaCTCATAGAACTAGGAGTGGAAAGGCTGGTTTTGCCTGCTACTGATGAAAGGCTGAACATGTGGACCACTTACTTTGGATTCTCAAAGATGACAAACTCAGAAAGATTGAAGTACATAGAGTATAATATCGTGCTTTTCGAGGACACTGTCATGTGTCAGAAATTGTTAAGGAAGATGTCTTCAACAAACCAAGGTTATGAGTGCATTGATTTTGAAATGGCTCAAGAAGATCAAATTGAACTAAGTGAAGTGAAGCAATTGCAGTCCTATAACTGTTCTAACAAGCCAATAGAGCCAACTCTCTTCAGGGTACTAATTTGCATAGGCAAGCCTGTGTCCAGCAATCACTTGTGA